Within Desulfomicrobium escambiense DSM 10707, the genomic segment GCACACGGGGTATTCGGGTTTTCGTCTGGACACGGCCGACCTCTGAAGGCGGCCGCACCGTCCCGTTCACAGGAGGAACGCATGACCTACCGCATCCACCCCATCGTCATGGGCACCAAGGTCTTCGACAAGGGCATGATGACCTACCAGCACGACTACGGGACGCCCTTCACCATTCCCATCTACTGCTGGTACCTGGAGGGTGGGGAGAAGAAGATCCTGGTGGACACGGGCGAGATGCGCCCCGTGGTCTCCGAGGAGCGGGAGAAGGCCATCGGCGGGAAGATCTACGGCTTCGAGGAGGGGCTGGCGAGGTACGACATGGCGCCGGAGGACATCGACATCGTCCTGCACACCCACCTGCACAACGATCACTGCGAGAACGACGCCAAGTGCGTCAACGCGAAGATCTACGTGCACGAGAAGGAACTGGAGCGCATCCACGACCCACACCCGCTCGATTTTCGCTACCTCGAAGATTACATCGAGGAGGTGGAGGAGAACGGGCAGATCGTGACCCTGACGGGCGACATGGAGATTGCGCCCGGAGTGACAATGATCCACACCCCGGCCCACACCGAGGGCGGCATGTCCGTGCGTGTGGAGACGGACAAGGGGAGCGTGCTTATCTGCGGCTTCTGCACCATCCTGGAGAACCTCTACCCGCCCAAGTCCGTGACCGCCATGGAAATGGAAGTCATCCCGCCCGGCACCAACGTGAACCCTTACCTGGCCTACGAAACCCTGGTCCGGGCCAAGACCCTGGCCGACCACGTCCTGCCGCTGCACGAGCCAAAATGGGCCTCCATGGAGACCGTGCCCGAATAATGCTCGTCATCAAGTGCGCCGCCTGTCGCAGGAAGCTGTGGCGCTACCGCAAGCTGGGACCGGGCGAGGTCCTGCGCTGCCACCGGGAGAGGATTGAGAAAATCTGGTTCCTGGAGGAACGCGACGGCAAGGTCTGGTGCGAGTGCGGGAAGGCCGTGGGCATCGACAAGGGGACGTTCATCAAGATGAACCGGAACGCGTTCACGTATTCGGGGACCAAGATCGATATCTAGGTGCAAACGCCCTCGCCCGAAACACCCCCGGTCCGCTCGGACCGGGCATCGGACGGGTGCGCAGCCGCCATACGCACTATCACAGCGTCATTCCCGCGAAGGCGGGAATCCATGCCTTTCAACGCTTAGGAATACAGGGAGACTTCTGGTTCGTTGCTGGGGGCTGTCCCAGGGCGGCCGCGAGCCGGGGCGTTTCGGGCCGGGCCCGCTCCGGGTTGCGCTTTGGGCGTGAGGGGTGTTCAACCGGTTCGCCCCGGCGGGAAGAGACAGAATCTATACATGCACGGGGTGCAGGGGGCGAGCCCCCTGCCCGCCGGAGGCATTCCCGATCTCCCCCTTTCTCACTCCCCGTCAGGCGCCGGCGTGAACCGGATGCGCACGATGCGGCGGCGTTCCACTCTTTCCACCTTGAATACGCCTTCCTTGAGGGGCACTTCGTCGCCGGGTTCCAGGACGCGTCCGGCCTGGGCCAGGAGGAAGCCGGCCACGGTGGTGTAGGCCTCGTCCTCGGGCAGGCGGAGCTTCAGCTTGCGGTTGGCGTCGCGTACGGCGAGCATGCCGTCGAGGATGAAGGCCGCGCCGTCGCGTACGATCTGGGAGCGGACTTCCTCGTCGTATTCGTCGTTGATCTCGCCGACGATCTCCTCCAGCACGTCCTCCAGGGTGACGAGGCCTTCGAGTCCGCCGTATTCGTCCATGACGAAGACGAGGTGGGTGCGCGTGGCCTGCATCTGGCGCAGCAGGCTTCCGAGGCGCTTGCCCGACGGGACGAAGGTCGGCGGGTGGAGCAGGGCCGTCATGGAGAAGACCAGGCCTGGTTCGCGGGCCATGAAGGGCTCCATGTCCTGGCGGTAGAGGACGCCGACCATGTCGTCGAGGTCCTGGCCGTAGACGGGCAGCCGGGAGTACCCGTGGATGCGGAAGGCGGCCAGGACGTCGTCCAGGGTGGAGTCCACTGGCAGGGCGGCGATCTCCGAGCGCGGGATCATGGCCTCGCAGGCCTCGGTGGTGTTGAAGTCGAAGGCGCGGCGGATGAGGCGGCGCTTCTCCTCCTCGACCTGGCCGTGGGCGTAGGTGGCGTCGATGAGCATGCGCAGTTCGTCTTCGGTGTAGACCGAGCCGTGGCTGGCGCTGGGCGTGAAGCCGAGCATGCGCACGGTGCGGGTGCCGGACCAGTCCAGGAGGCGGATGGGCCAGTGGAAGGTGCGGTAGAATATCTCCATGGGCAGGGCGATGGCCAGGGCCGTTTTTTCGGCCATTTCCAGGGCGATGGTCTTGGGAGCAAGTTCGCCCAGGACGATGTGCATGAAGGTGATCAGGCTGAAGGCCACGGTGAAGGAGATGGAGTGCAGCACGGCCGGTGGGATCCGACCTTCGAGCAACGGGTTCAGCAGATCGGCCACGGCGGGCTCGCCAATCCAGCCCAGGCCCAGGGAAGCCAGGGTGATGCCGAGCTGCGTGGCCGAGATGTAGGCGTTCAGGTGGTCGATGAGGCGCAGGAGCCGCACTGCTTTTTTGTTGCCTTCGGCGGCCAGGGTGGCGACGCGGGAGCGCCGCACGCCCACCAGGGCGAACTCCGAGGCCACGAAGAATCCGTTGGCCAGGACCAGGGCGAACACGAGAGCGAGGTAAAGCAAAGAGCCGAACATGAAATATCCTTGATGAACACTGGCGGTCTGCCGCGCGGGTGCGCGACAATCCATTCCTAACAACGGTCCGCCGCCAGGGTAAAGAAGCAAATGGGCGTATCGCCGAAATATGTGCTATTCGTCGATGTCGATGAGGCCCAGGCGCGCGGCGTGCCGCACGAATGCCATGGGGCTCTTGATGCCGAGCTTGGTCATGATGGAGTAGCGGTGGTTGAGGACGGTCTTGCGGGAGACGAAGAGCTTGGCCGCGATTTCCTCGGGCGTGAGCCCTTCGGCCAACAGGCGCATGACCTGCTGTTCGCGCAGGGACAGGGTGCCGTAGGAGGCGTCCACGGTCTTGGCCTTGCGGCCCGAGATGTCGTTCAGGCGCCGCAGGACCGTGGGCGAGAGGGATCCGTCGAGGTACTGGCCGCCGGCCAGGACGGTGTCGATGGCCTGCAGGATGCCTTCGCCGCCGGATTCTTTGGACATGTAGCCGCTGGCCCCGGCCTGGAAGGCAGCGGCGATGAAGTCGAGCTTGGCGTGCATGCTGACGATGAGCACGGGCATGTCCGGGCGGACGGCGCGCATCTCGCGGGTCAGTTCGATGCCGCTGCCGTCGGGCAGGGAGATGTCGACCACGGCCAGGTCCGGGGTGAGCTCCTTGGTCATGCGCAGCCCCTCGGCGCTGGTCCCGGCCTCCCCGACGACGCTGAAGTCGGGCCTGGCGCAGAGGCGGGCCCGCAGGCCGTCGCGGTACAGGGGGTGGTCGTCGACGATGAGGATGCGCTTAAGGGTGCTCACGGGTGCTCCGGTTCAGCGGGGTTTCGATGCGGATCTGCAGGCCCTGGCCGGGTCTGGACTTGAAGCTGATGGTCCCGCCCAGGTGCCTGACCCGCTCGCGCATGCTCCACAGCCCCATGCGCCGGTTGCGGCCGGCCTGGGCCTGGCAGCTTTCCAGGTCCATGCCGCAGCCGTCGTCCTCGATGCGCACGATGAGGCTCGGATAGGCGCCCAGCATGCGGATGACGGCGCGGCTGGCCCTGGCGTGCTTGCGCACGTTGTTCAGGGCTTCCTGGATGAGGCGGTAGATGTTGATCTGGGTGTCGAAATCGAAGTCCACCCCGGCCAGTCCGTCGGCGAAGACGTCGACGATGATGCCGTGGCGCAGGGAAAAATCCTCGCAGTGGGCCAGGACGGTCTCGACCAGACCGAGCTCCGTCAGGCCCGGCGGCAGCAGGCCGTAGGCCAGGTCGCGGATGCCGCGGATGGCCGCGGCCAGCCGCTCGGCGATGGCCGCGGTCTGCGCCCGGCACGGGCCGTCGGCGGACAGGGAGCAGTGGATGCGCTCCAGGTCGGCCTTGGCCAGGGAGAGGTCCTGGGCCAGGTGGTCGTGGAGCTCGCGGGCGATGCGCTGGCGCTCGTTCTCCTGGGCCATGATGAGCTCCCGGGACAGGGCGCGCATGCGTTCCTCGGCCCGGCGCTGAGCCACGATGCGACCGACCAGGTCGGACACGGCGTCGATGAGACTGCGCTCCTCGCGCAGGAAGGGTCCTTCGTCGCTTTGGGGTCGCTCTTCGAGGTAGCAGACCTCGACCTCGCCGCAGTTTTCATCGCCTATGACGACGGGGCTTGTCTGGCGCCATGACGTGGGACGGTAGTTGGCCGAGCGGTGGGTGTCGTCGCCCAAGCGGATGGCGGCGCAGGCGATGTCGGGGTATTGCCAGGAGGCGGGGATGAGGCCGGCGATGCCCGTCAGCAGCTCGTCCAGGGGCTGGTCGGCGCGCTGGGCCATGCGGGTGATGCCGTAGAGGCAGTTGAGCTCCTTGATGCGCTCGAGCAACGCGCTTTCGGTTCTGCGGCGCTGGGCGACGAAGTCCTGCCAGGACTCGCGGGAGATGGGAAATTCTTCGGTGATGTCTGTCTGGAGGGTCATGCTTGGCTACTCCTGGCCGTCGGCCGCGTGTGGCCCTGTAGCACAGGATGGGGCGGTGGGCCAGGGGCGGGGCCGGCCTTCGGCCGGTCCGCCCCCGGGTGTCGTCATCAGGACAGGATCTTGCGGGCGATCTCGTCCTGCACGTCGGTGATGAAGCGGATGCCCGTCTCCTGGGCCGTGTCGCGGTTGCCGGAGACGATGTCGTCGCGGGAGATCTCCGTGACGGAGAACTTGCGTGCGCCGGCCAGGAGCTGCTGCAGGCCCGCGCCGAGCTTGTCGGCCAGGGTCCAGGCGGCGATGGCGCCGTAGGGCACGGTCTTCATCTCGTCGGCGCCGATCTTGGCCTTGAGGCTCTCATAGCCGGCGAAGATCTGCTCGGGCGTTTCGCCGATGTCCTTGACGGTCTTGGGCAGGCTGTCCCAGTTGCCGCAAACCTTCTCTTTGCGCTCGGGGTTCAGGGCGCCTTCGATGTTGGAGCCCAGGAAGCCGGGGATCATGAGCGTGCGGCCCATGCAGATCAGCTTGACGAAGGGCGCGCCCAGGGCCAGGGCCTTGAAGATCTGGTCCTCGCGGGCCAGGCCGCCGGCGAAGGACATGTCCACGACCTTCTGCCCCTTGGCGGCCAGGATGTTGCCGTATTCGACGGCCTTGGAGTGCAGCAGGATGGACGGCACGCCCCAGGTCTCCATCATGTTCCAGGGGCTCATGCCCGTGCCGCCGCCGGAACCGTCGATGGTCAGCAGGTCGAGGCCGGCCTCGGTGGCGTA encodes:
- a CDS encoding N-acyl homoserine lactonase family protein codes for the protein MTYRIHPIVMGTKVFDKGMMTYQHDYGTPFTIPIYCWYLEGGEKKILVDTGEMRPVVSEEREKAIGGKIYGFEEGLARYDMAPEDIDIVLHTHLHNDHCENDAKCVNAKIYVHEKELERIHDPHPLDFRYLEDYIEEVEENGQIVTLTGDMEIAPGVTMIHTPAHTEGGMSVRVETDKGSVLICGFCTILENLYPPKSVTAMEMEVIPPGTNVNPYLAYETLVRAKTLADHVLPLHEPKWASMETVPE
- a CDS encoding hemolysin family protein; amino-acid sequence: MFGSLLYLALVFALVLANGFFVASEFALVGVRRSRVATLAAEGNKKAVRLLRLIDHLNAYISATQLGITLASLGLGWIGEPAVADLLNPLLEGRIPPAVLHSISFTVAFSLITFMHIVLGELAPKTIALEMAEKTALAIALPMEIFYRTFHWPIRLLDWSGTRTVRMLGFTPSASHGSVYTEDELRMLIDATYAHGQVEEEKRRLIRRAFDFNTTEACEAMIPRSEIAALPVDSTLDDVLAAFRIHGYSRLPVYGQDLDDMVGVLYRQDMEPFMAREPGLVFSMTALLHPPTFVPSGKRLGSLLRQMQATRTHLVFVMDEYGGLEGLVTLEDVLEEIVGEINDEYDEEVRSQIVRDGAAFILDGMLAVRDANRKLKLRLPEDEAYTTVAGFLLAQAGRVLEPGDEVPLKEGVFKVERVERRRIVRIRFTPAPDGE
- a CDS encoding response regulator transcription factor — translated: MSTLKRILIVDDHPLYRDGLRARLCARPDFSVVGEAGTSAEGLRMTKELTPDLAVVDISLPDGSGIELTREMRAVRPDMPVLIVSMHAKLDFIAAAFQAGASGYMSKESGGEGILQAIDTVLAGGQYLDGSLSPTVLRRLNDISGRKAKTVDASYGTLSLREQQVMRLLAEGLTPEEIAAKLFVSRKTVLNHRYSIMTKLGIKSPMAFVRHAARLGLIDIDE
- a CDS encoding sensor histidine kinase: MTLQTDITEEFPISRESWQDFVAQRRRTESALLERIKELNCLYGITRMAQRADQPLDELLTGIAGLIPASWQYPDIACAAIRLGDDTHRSANYRPTSWRQTSPVVIGDENCGEVEVCYLEERPQSDEGPFLREERSLIDAVSDLVGRIVAQRRAEERMRALSRELIMAQENERQRIARELHDHLAQDLSLAKADLERIHCSLSADGPCRAQTAAIAERLAAAIRGIRDLAYGLLPPGLTELGLVETVLAHCEDFSLRHGIIVDVFADGLAGVDFDFDTQINIYRLIQEALNNVRKHARASRAVIRMLGAYPSLIVRIEDDGCGMDLESCQAQAGRNRRMGLWSMRERVRHLGGTISFKSRPGQGLQIRIETPLNRSTREHP